The stretch of DNA GGCGGGCGAGGAAGACCCGGTCGCGGGCCTGCGGCGGGTGCTGCGCTTCGTGCTGGCGAGCACCCTGGCGGACGGCGGCTTCGCGGCGGTGCTGGTGGCTGCCGAGGACGCGGAGGCGGCGACCTCGGCGCTGAAGAAGGACCTGGACCTGGCCGTCGCCCACCTGCTGGACCGGGCCCGGGCGGCCGGCGCCGTCCGGCGGGACGTGGAGGCCGGAGACCTCCGCCGACTGCTCTGCGGGGTCGAGCACGCGCTGCGGGCGGGCGAGGCCGGTCCGGCGCGGACCGAGCTCTACCTGGCGGTACTGGTCGAGGGGTTGCGGCCGCCGCGCTGAACGCGGCGGGGACGCGGTAATCGGATAGCTATCCGTTTGTGCTACCGTGCGCCCATCAAACGGATAGCTATCCGTTTGATGGAGCGTTCGGACGAAAGGGCGGGGAAGTGGACCAAGGGGCAGTGGACCAAGGGGCAGCGGGTCGGGGAGCAGCGGGTCGGGGAGCAGCGGACCGACGGGCGGTGGTGACGGCGGGGACGGGCGGCATCGGGCTGGAGACCGCGAAGGGCCTGGCGGCGCGCGGTTATGCGGTGACCGTGGTGGGGCGGGATCCCGGGCGGGGCGCGCGGACGGTGGAGCAGCTGGCGGCGGTGGCGACGGCGGGCCGGCCCGGCTTCCTCGCGGCGGACCTCGCCTCGCTGGGCGAGGTGCGGGCGCTCGCGGCCCGGCTGGCGGCCGAGGGGCCGCTCGCGCTGCTGGTCAACAACGTGGGCGCGATGTTCGCGCGCCGCACCAGCACGGTGGACGGGATCGAGGCCTCATTCGCCGTCAACCACCTGTCCCCGTACCTGCTCACCGAGCTGCTGCTCGACCGGCTGCGGGCGGGCGGCCCGAGCCGGGTGGTGAACGTGACCTCCGGCGCGGTCGGGCTGGCCCGGCGGACCTTCCGGGAGGTCGAACCGCCGGGCGGGTACTACGGCTTCCACTGGTACGGGCGGGCCAAGCTGGCCAACCTCGCCTACACCCTGGACCTGGCCGAGCGGCTGCGCGGCAGCGGGGTGTCGGTGTTCGCGGCCGATCCGGGCGGCGCCGCCACGGAGATGACGAACGGCACCCTGGCCTCGCCCGCGATCGTCTCCCCGCCGCTGCGGCTGCTCTGGCCGCTGGTGCGCCGCAAGTTCGAACGCTCCACCGCCGGCCCGGCCTCCTCGGCCGCCCGGCCCTCCCTGGCCGCCGCGACCGACCCCGCGCTGGACGGGCGGACCGGCCTGCTGATCGGCCCGCAGGCGGGCGTCGTCCCGCCGTACCGGGGCAGCACCGATCCGCAGACGGTGGCCGACGTCCTGCGGCTCAGCCGCCGCCTGGCGCCGCTGGAGGCCGCAGCGGAGGCCGCGCGAGGCCTTGACGGCATAAGTAACGCTCCTTAACTTGGTCGCACATCCCCCGGTCGACTGGAGTGGCCCGTGTCCTCGGACTTCGCTCGGAGAATCGGCCTGTTCCAGGCCACCGCGATCAACATGAGTCAGATGTGCGGGATCGGACCGTTCGTCACCATCCCGCTGATGGTGGCCGCGTTCGGCGGGCCGCAGGCCGTGATCGGGTGGATCGCCGGGGCGGTGCTCGCGCTGGTGGACGGGCTGGTCTGGGCCGAGCTCGGGGCGGCGCTGCCCGGGGCCGGCGGCAGTTACGTGTACCTGCGGGAGGCGTTCCAGTACCGGACGGGGCGGTTGATGCCGTTCCTGTTCGTCTGGACGGCGATGCTCTTCATCCCGCTGATCATGTCGACCGGGGTGCAGGGGCTGGTGCAGTACCTCGCCTACCTGTGGCCGGACCTGACCACCGGCCAGGGCGACGCGGTGGGGGTCGCCGTGCTCGCGCTGGTGGTGCTGCTGCTCTGGCGGAAGGTGGAGAACGTCGGGCGGATCACCGTGGCGATGTGGGCGGTGATGATCCTCTCGGTCGGTCTGGTGATCCTGGCCTGCTGCACCGACTTCCACCCCGCCCGGGCCTTCGGCTGGCCCGCGCACGCCGTGGAGCTGACCCACGGGCAGTTCTGGACCGGCTTCGCGGCCGGGCTGACCATCGGCATCTACGACTACCTCGGCTACAACACCACCGCCTACCTGGGCGCCGAGGTCAAGGACCCGGGGCGGGTGCTGCCGCGCTCCATCCTGCTGTCGATCGTCGCGATCATGGGCATCTACCTGCTGATGCAGGTCGGCGTGCTGGGCGTGGTGCCCTGGCAGGACATGCTCGACCCGGGCAACGTGGCCTCGAAGTCGGTGGCCTCGGCCGTGCTGGAGCGGACCTGGGGCAAGGGGGCCGCCGACGTGGTCACCGGGCTGATCCTGATCACCGCCTTCGCCTCGGTCTACACCGGGCTGCTCGGCGGCTCCCGCGTCCCGCAGGACGCCGCCCGCGACGGCATGTTCTTCCGCTCCTTCGGCAGGCTGCACCCGAAGCACGGCTTCCCCGTGCTCGGGCTGGTCGCGATGGGGGTGATCACGGCCGGCGGCTTCCTGTTCGCCCGGCACATCGGCAGCTCCGCCGCGCACCCGCCGCTGACCGTCCTGATCACCCTGCTCACCAGCGTGATGGTGATCGTCCAGGCGCTGGCCCAGATCGCCGCCCTCACCGTGCTGCGCCGGCGCCAGCCCGGGCTGGCCCGCCCGTACCGGATGTGGCTCTACCCGCTGCCCAGCCTGCTGGCGGCGGTCGGCTGGCTGGTCATCTACGGCTACGGGGACCGGGCCAATCCCGGCGTGCACCCGATCGAGTGGTCGCTGGCCTGGGTCGGGCTCGGCTGCGCCGCGTACCTGGTCTGGTCGAAGAAGGAGGCGGCCTGGCCGTTCGGGCCGAGGGAGATCCGGGAGGAGTACCTGACGGCCCAGCAGGCCGCGCGGCAGCCCGCCCGGCCGGGCGGAGCGGGGGCCTGAGATCCTGGAGCGGTGGCGGACCGGGGCCCCCGGGGCCGACGTCCGCCAATCGCCACCCGCCGTCCGCATCCGCATCCGCTCCAGTTCCGCTCCCGGGAGGAACAGCAAGGACCAGTGCCCATGACCACCGCGCCCGTCACCCCCTGGCTGCAGATCCCCGTGCCCCGGCCCGGGGCGGGGCTGCGGCTGTACTGCCTGCCGCCGGCCGGGGCCGGCCCGTACTTCTACCGGAGCTGGGCCGCCGGGCTGCCGGCGGAGATCGAGCTGCGGGCCGTCCACCTGCCGGGCCGGGAGAACCGCTACGGCGAGCCGCGCCTGACGGACTACCAGGCGGCGCTGGCCGCGCTGTACGCGGCGATCCGGCCCGGGCTCGACGGGCCGTACGCGCTGTTCGGCCACAGCATGGGCGCGCTGTTCGCCCACGGCCTGGCCGTCACGGCCGCCCGGCTGGGCGACCCCGGCCCGGAGCACCTGCTGCTGAGCGGCTGCGGCGGCCCCGGCACCGTACCGGTGAAGCCGGGCCGGGCCGAGTGGAGCGACGAGGACTTCGTGGCGGACCTGCGGCGGATGGGCGGCACCTCCGAGGAGGTGCTGGCCGAGCCCGAGCTGCTCCAACTCGTGCTGCCGGTGCTGCGTGCCGACTACACCCTCTGCGACTCCTACCACCAGGACCCGCCCAGCGGCCCGCCGCTGACCTGCCCGCTCACCATCCTCGGCGGCGAGGATGACCACTACACCGCCGCCGACCTGGCCCGCTGGCGCGCCGTCACCACCGGCCCCGCCACCCAGCACGCCTTCCCCGGCGGGCACTTCTACCTCACCGGCGAATCCGCCGCGGCCACCCTGGCCACCGTCACCGCCGCCCTGGAGACCGCCGGCCCACGGTGACCGCGCCGGGCCCGGGTCGTTTGCAGACCGGGGCCGCCCCGCCCGGGGAGGGCGGCCGAACGGGCGGAGGTTCGGATGACGGCTGGAGAGACGCTGGGCAGGCGGACGCGGCGGCAGTTCCTCGCCCGGGCCGCCGCGCTGGGCGGGACTGCGCTGGGCGGGACTGCGCTCGGCGGCGCCGTGGTGGCCGCCGGACCAGCCGGGCGGGCCGGCGCGGCGGGACGGGGTGCGGCCGGGCGGACGGTGGCGGTGCTCGGCGGCGGGGTCTCCGGGCTGAGCGCGGCGCAGGAACTGGCCGAGCGCGGCTACCGGGTGACGGTGTACGAGTACTACCCCGTCCTGGGCGGCAAGGCCCGCAGCATGGACGTGCCCGGCAGCGCCACCGGCGGGCGCCGGGCCCTGCCGGGCGAGCACGGCTTCCGGTTCTTCCCCGGCTTCTACCGGAACCTGCCCGACACGCTGCGCCGGATCCCGTACCCCGGCAACCCCGGCGGCGTGCACGACAACCTGCGCGACTCCACCCAGGCGCTGCTCGCCTTCGACGCCCCGCGCCCCGGGCTGCTGGTCCCCTTCCAGACCCTCACCCGCCCGCTCGACCCGGGCGACCTCGCGCCGGAGGCGCTGCGCCGCACCCTGGCCGGGGCGCTGGACGAGGCGTTCCACCTGCCCGCCGAGGAGCTGGCCTACTTCGTGGAGCGGGTGCTGGTGCACCTGACCAGCTGCGACCTGCGCCGCGAGCAGCAGTGGGAGCGGGTGCCCTGGTGGGAGTTCATCCGGGCCGAGCGGATGTCGCACGACTACCAGCGCCTGCTCGGCGTGGGCCTGACCCGGGACATCGTGGCCACCAAGGCCGAGCAGGCCAGCACCCGCACGGTGGCCCGCACCATCGTCGAGGCCTTCCTGCTGAACGGCCTGCTCGGCCGCGGCGTGGACGGCGAGCCCGACCGGGTGCTGAACGGCCCCACCAGCGAGGCGTGGATCGACCCCTGGGTGGCCCATCTCACCGCGCTGGGCGTGGAGTTCAGGATCGGGACGGAGGTCAAGGAGGTCCGGTACGGCGGCGGCCTGGTCACCGGGGTCGAGGTGGCCCCGGCCGGCGGCGGCACCCCCGAGGCGGTGCGGGCCGACCACTACCTCAGCGCCCTGCCGGTGGAGCACGCCCGGGCCACCTGGGGCCCGGAGCTGCGCGCCGCCGACCCGCAGCTGGCGCGCTGCGACGCGATCGGCACCGACTGGATGACCGGCATCCAGTACTACCTGCGCCGCCCGGTGCGGCTGGTGCACGGCCACGCGGCCTGCCTGGACTCCCCGTGGTCGGTCACCACCGTCAACCAGGCGCAGTTCTGGAGCCGGGACTTCGCGGCCACCTACGGGGACGGGACGGTGCGGGACTGCCTCTCGGTCTGCATCTCGGAGTGGGACCGGCCCGGGATCCTGTACGGGAAGACGGCCAAGGAGTGCACCCGGGAGGAGGTGGCCCGGGAGGTCTGGGCCCAGTGCAAGCGCGGCTACAACCGCCCGGGCGCCCAGTGGCTGCGGGACGAGGACCTGCACTCCTGGTTCCTCGACCAGGCCGTCACCGGCCTGGGCGGCCCGACGCCCGCCAACCGCGAGCAGCTGCTGGTCCACCCGGCCGGCACCCTCCACCACCGCCCCTCGGCCGCCACGGCGGTGCCCAACTTCTTCCTGGCCGGCGACTACGTCCGCACCGAGGTCGACCTGGCCACCATGGAGGGCGCCAACGAATCCGCCCGCCGAGCCGTCAACGCCCTGCTGGACGCCGACGGCTCGACGGCCGAGCGCTGCCGGGTCTGGCCGCTCTTCCGCCCGCCCGAGCTGGAGCCGCTCAAGCTGGTCGACGAGGCCCGCTACGCGCTCGGCTTGCCCAACACCTTCGACCTGGGGTGAGGCGACCTGCCGGGCTCCGCTCAGCCGATCAGCCGAGCGGCTTGTCGAGCACCGCCTTGAGGTGGCTGAAGGTGTCGATCGAGTACTCGCCGTGGTAGCGGCCCATGCCGCTCTCGCCGACCCCGCCGAAGGGCAGCTCGGGCACGGCCAGGTGGGAGACCGGCAGGCCGAAGACCAGGGCGCCGGAGGAGGTCTCCTCGGCGAGCCGCTGCTTGGTCTGCTCGGACTCGGTGAAGGCGTAGAGCGCGAGGGGCTTCTCGCGCTCGTTGACGAAGGCGATCGCCGCGTCCAGGTCGGGCACGGCGAGGACGGGCAGGATCGGCCCGAAGATCTCCTCCTGCATCACGGGCGCCTCCGGCGACACGTCGGCCAGCACGGTGGGCGCCAGGTAGCGGCCGGCCCGGTCCTGCTCGCCGCCGGTGACCAGGCGCCCCTCGCCGAGCAGGCCGGTGAGCCGGTCGAAGTGGCGCTCGTTGACGATCCGCCCGTACTCCGGGTCGGCGGCCGGGTCCTCGCCGTGGGCCGCGCGGACGGCGGCGGCCAGCTCGGCCTCCAGCGCGGCGGCGGTGTCACCGACGGCCAGCACGTAGTCGGGGGCCACGCAGGTCTGGCCGGCGTTGAGGAACTTGCCCCGGACGATCCGCTGCGCGGTGACGGCCAGGTCAGCCCCGGGATCGACCAGCACTGGGCTCTTGCCGCCGAGCTCGAGGGTGACGGGGGTGAGGTGCTTGGCGGCGGCGGCCATCACGATCCGGCCGACCGCACCGTTGCCGGTGTAGAAGACGTGGTCGAAGCGCTGCGCCAGCAGCGCCGTGGTCTCCGGGACGGCGCCCTCGACCACCGCGACGGCCGCCGGGTCGAGGTAGCGGGGCAGCAGGCGGGCGATGGCCGCCGAGGTGGCGGGGGCGAGCTCGCTGGGCTTGACCACGGCCGCGTTGCCGGCGGCCAGGGCGCCCACCAGCGGGGCGAGGGCCAGCTGGAGCGGGTAGTTCCAGGGGGCGATGACCAGCACCACGCCGAGCGGGTCGCGGACCACCCGGGCCTCGGCGGGCCGGAAGGCCTCGGGCACCCCGGCCGGCTTCGGGCGCAACCACTCCTCGAGGTGCGCCAGGGTGTGGTCGATCTCGTTGACGGTGAAGGCCACCTCGGTGCGGTACGCCTCGGTGGGGCCCTTGCCCAGGTCGCTGTGGAGCGCGGCCAGGAACTCCTCGGACTGCTCGGTGAGCAGCGCGCGCAGCGCCCGCAGCTGGTCGAGCCGCCAGGCGAGCGGCTTGGTGCGGCCGGACCGGAAGGTGGTGCGCAGCCGGGCCACGAGGGCGGCGGCGTCGAGGGCGGCTTCGGCGACAGGGGCGGTGGTCATGGTGGTGCTCCAGAACGGGTTGAGAGCTTCGATGATTGATGACCTCAAGTAATTCTCGACGGTAGGCCGAGATCCTTGAGGTTGTCAACCAATGCTGCCTACACTCGACCCATGACCGGCCTCGCCCCGCCCACCGCACCCACCTCCGTCGACCTGATGGACCAACTCGCCCGGGCCGCCGCCGGGTACTACCGCAGCTTCGCCACCGTGGCGGCGGCGCGCGGCCTCACCCTGATGCAGGGCAAGGTGCTCAGCCTGCTCCGCACCCCCGTACCGATGCGCACCCTCGCCGAGCTGCTGGCCTGCGACGCGTCCAACGTCACCGGCATCGTCGACCGGCTGGAGGCGCACGGCCTGGCCCGCCGCGAGCCCGACCCCGCCGACCGGCGGGTCAAGCGGGTCGGCCTGACCGAGCAGGGCGAGCGGACCGTCCGGGAGATCCGGGCCGAGCTGCGCACCACCCTCAGCGGGCTGGACGGGCTGGCCGAGCCGGACCGGCAGACCCTGCACCAGTTGCTGAGCCGACTCTTCCCACCCGAGGCCGGTACCGGGCCCTGACCCCGGCGGCGGATGCGGCGAACTGATGCCGGCGCCCGGTCGACGGGAGCTGACGGAGCGCGGAGCTCGAGGCGGGCGCCGGGCTCCCGACCGCCCGCGCCCGGGCCGGCCGGACCACCGAGGCGTGGATCGCCGGCCCCGCGAGATGCCCTAGCCGGAGCTGTTCGCCCGCCTGCCGGCCCCGGCCTTCGCCCGCACGGCCGAGCACGTCCGCCTGGTGAGCCGCGTCTTCGCCGGGCACCCCTCGGAGGCCGGTGCCAGGCCGGCCGCCGCAGCCCGGGGCGTGCGGAGCCGCTGCGCGATACGCGACGTGAGCGACCCCGGACGGTCACGGAGTGTCAGGATGACTGGGCCGTCCGGGGGGTGTGCGGGCGCCCGCCAGGCGTGGCGCCCGGGCCCTGCGTGGGGCCGGTCTGACGGTGGCGGGACGGCCGCCCGGCTCGGCGGCGGCCCCGGAGACCGGAGCGGCCTGCTGTGCGTACCCCTTTCCTCGCGTCCTCCCCGGCCCGCCGCCGGGCGGTGACGGCGGCCGCAGCGGGCCTCGCGCTCGCGCTGGCCACCGGCCCGGTGGCCAGCGCCGCGCCCGGCGACAACGGCGACGTCAAGGTGCACGACAGCACCACGGCCTCGACCAGCCGGAACGACGACCCCAAGGCCTGCACGTTCTACCTGGACGCCTTCGCCTTCGACACCGTGCAGCTGGTCAGCTGGACGATCTCCCAGCAGCCGCCCACCGGCACCGCCCAGGTGCTGGCCGGGTCGATCGTGCTGACCACCGGCGCCGGTGCGACTCCGACGTACACCCTCCCGGACGGCCACTACAAGCTGGCGTGGACCTTCGTCGGGGAGAGCGGCGAGGCCAAGCAGAAGACCTTCCAGGTCGACTGCGCCGCAGGCAAGCCGACACCGACCCCCTCGGGCCCGCCCAAGCCCTCCGGCCCGCCCGCGCCTTCGCCCTCGCCCTCCTCGGGCGGGTCCACGGCGGCCGCGCCCGGCGGCTCGGCCCCCTCCGCCGGCCCGCACGGCGGCGTCGGCACCGGCGGCGGCGGTACCTCAGGGCCGGACACGGGTGAAGTGCTGGGCGGGGTCGGCCTGTTGGCGGGTGCGGTGGCCCTCGGGGTGCGGGCGCTGCGCCGCCGTCCCGGGCGCAGTGCCGCTTCCTGATCGCCGGGCCCGGGCTCGCCGCCGGGCGTTGCGCCGGTGGCGGGCCGGGGCCGTGGCACTCGCATTGGCGGCCGGCGGTGGCTGGCTGGTGCACGACGGGGTGGCCGGGCCCGGTGGCCCGCCGGCGGCCGCCGCGCCGCCCGCGCAGCAGGGCGACGGCCCCTCGGCCGCGTCGCCGGCGCCCACCGTGCCGCCGCTGCCGGCTGCTGCGCCGACCCGGATCCGGATCCCCGCGATCAGGGTGGACGCCCCGGTGAGCGCCCTCGGGCTCGGCGCCGCACGGCAGTTGGAAACCCCGCCGATGGAGCAGCGCAATCTGGCCGGCTGGTACCGGGAGGGCCCGGCACCCGGCGCGGCCGGCAACGCGATCCTGGTCGGCCACGCCGACAACCGCAGCGGCCCGGCCGTGTTCTACCGGCTCGGGCTGCTCCGGCCCGGCGACGCCGTGCAGGTGGCGCGCACCGACGGCCGTACGGCGGTGTTCACCGTGGACTCCGTCCGGGTGCTCCCGAAGAAGGACTTCCCGGACGGGCTGGTCTACGGCGCCACCGAGCGGGCCGAGCTGCGGATCATCACCTGCGGCGGCCGGTTCGACCGCCGCACGGGGTACGAGGCGAACACCGTGGTGTTCGCGCACCTGAGCTCGGCCCGTTGAGCGGGCGGGCCTTCGGGCTGCCGGGCGTTCGGGCTGCCGAGCGCTGGGGCCGTCGGGCTTCCCATCTGGGCGGGCCTCAGCCCACCGCGGCGGGGGAGCGGGGCTGCTCGGCGGCCGGGGGCCGGTAGTGCTCGGTGTGGCCCTCGACGTGGAGTTGGGGCAGGCGGCGGTCGAGCCAGGCCGGGAGCCACCAGTTGCCGTTGCCGAGCAGGTGCATCACGGCCGGCACCAGGAGCAGCCGGACGAGCGTGGCGTCGATCAGGATGGCCGAGCCCATGCCGACCCCGATCACCTTGATCGGGAGGTCGGGGGAGGGCACGAAGGCCGCGAAGACCGCGACCATGATGGCCGCCGCCGCCGTGATCACCCGGGCGGTGCCGGCCAGGCCGGTGACGATCGACTCGGCGTTGTCGCCCGAGCGCAGCCAGGCCTCGCGCATCCGGCTGACCAGGAACACCTCGTAGTCCATCGAGAGCCCGAAGAGCACCGCGAAGGTGAGCACCGGCACGAAGGCCGGCAGCGGGGTGGGGTTGTCGATCCCGATCAGCCGGCCCGCCGTACCGCCCTGGAGCACGAGGGCGACCACGCCGTAGGCGGCGCCGACCGAGAGCAGGTTCATCACGGCGGCCTTGAGCGCCACGGCCAGGCTGCGGAAGGCCACGATCAGCAGCAGCATCGAGACGGTGACCACGCCGCCGACCAGCAGCGGGATCCGGCGGGCGATGTTCTCGGTGGAGTCGATCGCGGCGGCCGTCGCCCCGCCGACGTGGACCCGCGCTCCGGGCCCGGCGGCGGTGGGCAGCACCTGCTCGCGCAGGGTGCGGACCAGCGTCTTGGTGGCGGTGTCCTGCGGCCCGGTGGCCGGGACGACGGTCAGCAGCTGCGACCGGCCGTCGGCGCTCGGCACCGGCGGGGTCACGGCCACCACCCCGGGCACGGCGCGCAGCGCGGCGGGCAGACCGGCCACCGAGCCCTTTCCGTTGGTGAGTTCGGCGACCAGCAGCAGCGGACCGTTGCTGCCGGGCCCGAAGCCGGCCGCCACGGTGTCGTACGCCTGCCGGTTGGAGCGCCCGGCCGGGTCGTTGCCCGCGTCGGGGAAGCCGAAGCGCACGCCGAGGAAGGGCGCGGCCAGGGCGAGCAGCAAGGCGGTGCCGATCAGGGCGCCGAGCAGGCGGTGGCGCTCGACCAGCCGGCTCCAGCGCAGCCAGCCCGCGCCCACGGTGTGTTCGGCGCCACGACGCCGGGGCAGTGGCAGCCGCAGGCGCTCGATGTGCCGGCCGAGGTAGCCGAGCAGGGCGGGGAAGAGCGTCGCGGAGGCGGCCAGCACCACCAGGACGGAGAGGATCGCGGCCACGGCCGCACCGCGCATGAAGGAGAGCCCCATCGCGAAGAGCCCCAGCATGCTGACCACCACGGTCAGCCCGGCCACCACCACGGCCCGCCCGGCGGTGTCCAGCGCGGCCACGGTGGCCCGCTCGGAGTCCAGCCCCTCGGCCCGCCACTCGCGGTAGCGGGTGACCAGCAGCAGCGCGTAGTCGATCCCGACGCCGATGCCCAGCATCGCGGCCAGCGAGGTCGACCAGTCGGGCACCGGCATGACCGCCGCCAGCACCGGCAGCAGCGTGCTGCTGACGGCCAGCCCGCCGAGCGCGGTGAGCAGCGGCAGCCCGGCCGCCACCACCGAGCCGAAGGTCAGCACCAGGATCAGCGCGGCCGCCGCCATCCCGATCCCCTCCGAGCCGATCGACCCCTGCTCGGCCTGCTGGACGGCCATCCCGCCGAGCCGCACCTGCACCCCGCCGCCGGTCGCCGCGGCGAGGTCGAGCAGCCGGTGGGTGTCCTCCTTCGGCATGTCGGGCGCGTTGGCCACGTCGAGGTGGATCTGCCCGAGGGCGGTGCGCCCGTCCGGCGAGACCCGGCCGCGCGGGCCGTACGGGTCGTCGATGCCGCCGACGTGCGGCACGGCGGCCAACTGCTTCAGCAGCGCCGCGACTTCGGACCGGACGGCCGGGGCGGTCACGGCGCCGTCGGCGTGCAGCACCAGGCTGATCTGGTCGCCGCCGAGACCCGGGAAGTCCCGGGCGAGCAACTGCTGGGCCTGCTTGGAGTCCGAGCCGGGCGCGCTGTAGTCGGCGCTGTACTTCGCGCCGAGCCCGACGGAGAGGCCGAAGGCCGCGCCGACGGCGAGCAGCCAGAGCAGCACCGTCCGCCCCCGGTGCCGGAAGCTCCACCCGGCTATACGGCCGAGCGGGCCGGGTCGAGCCTGTTGTCCCTCGGACATGGGGGCCTCCGTGCGTCGTGCGGGGCCTCCGCCCCGGGAAA from Kitasatospora sp. MMS16-BH015 encodes:
- a CDS encoding TetR/AcrR family transcriptional regulator, giving the protein MTSKGGQGGVLRADAARNRALLLRAARDQLAAGDDSLQLNAIARLAGVGVGTAYRHFPTPHALREALSADRFRELVAEAEAAAGEEDPVAGLRRVLRFVLASTLADGGFAAVLVAAEDAEAATSALKKDLDLAVAHLLDRARAAGAVRRDVEAGDLRRLLCGVEHALRAGEAGPARTELYLAVLVEGLRPPR
- a CDS encoding SDR family NAD(P)-dependent oxidoreductase: MVTAGTGGIGLETAKGLAARGYAVTVVGRDPGRGARTVEQLAAVATAGRPGFLAADLASLGEVRALAARLAAEGPLALLVNNVGAMFARRTSTVDGIEASFAVNHLSPYLLTELLLDRLRAGGPSRVVNVTSGAVGLARRTFREVEPPGGYYGFHWYGRAKLANLAYTLDLAERLRGSGVSVFAADPGGAATEMTNGTLASPAIVSPPLRLLWPLVRRKFERSTAGPASSAARPSLAAATDPALDGRTGLLIGPQAGVVPPYRGSTDPQTVADVLRLSRRLAPLEAAAEAARGLDGISNAP
- a CDS encoding APC family permease encodes the protein MSQMCGIGPFVTIPLMVAAFGGPQAVIGWIAGAVLALVDGLVWAELGAALPGAGGSYVYLREAFQYRTGRLMPFLFVWTAMLFIPLIMSTGVQGLVQYLAYLWPDLTTGQGDAVGVAVLALVVLLLWRKVENVGRITVAMWAVMILSVGLVILACCTDFHPARAFGWPAHAVELTHGQFWTGFAAGLTIGIYDYLGYNTTAYLGAEVKDPGRVLPRSILLSIVAIMGIYLLMQVGVLGVVPWQDMLDPGNVASKSVASAVLERTWGKGAADVVTGLILITAFASVYTGLLGGSRVPQDAARDGMFFRSFGRLHPKHGFPVLGLVAMGVITAGGFLFARHIGSSAAHPPLTVLITLLTSVMVIVQALAQIAALTVLRRRQPGLARPYRMWLYPLPSLLAAVGWLVIYGYGDRANPGVHPIEWSLAWVGLGCAAYLVWSKKEAAWPFGPREIREEYLTAQQAARQPARPGGAGA
- a CDS encoding thioesterase II family protein; amino-acid sequence: MTTAPVTPWLQIPVPRPGAGLRLYCLPPAGAGPYFYRSWAAGLPAEIELRAVHLPGRENRYGEPRLTDYQAALAALYAAIRPGLDGPYALFGHSMGALFAHGLAVTAARLGDPGPEHLLLSGCGGPGTVPVKPGRAEWSDEDFVADLRRMGGTSEEVLAEPELLQLVLPVLRADYTLCDSYHQDPPSGPPLTCPLTILGGEDDHYTAADLARWRAVTTGPATQHAFPGGHFYLTGESAAATLATVTAALETAGPR
- a CDS encoding FAD-dependent oxidoreductase; translation: MTAGETLGRRTRRQFLARAAALGGTALGGTALGGAVVAAGPAGRAGAAGRGAAGRTVAVLGGGVSGLSAAQELAERGYRVTVYEYYPVLGGKARSMDVPGSATGGRRALPGEHGFRFFPGFYRNLPDTLRRIPYPGNPGGVHDNLRDSTQALLAFDAPRPGLLVPFQTLTRPLDPGDLAPEALRRTLAGALDEAFHLPAEELAYFVERVLVHLTSCDLRREQQWERVPWWEFIRAERMSHDYQRLLGVGLTRDIVATKAEQASTRTVARTIVEAFLLNGLLGRGVDGEPDRVLNGPTSEAWIDPWVAHLTALGVEFRIGTEVKEVRYGGGLVTGVEVAPAGGGTPEAVRADHYLSALPVEHARATWGPELRAADPQLARCDAIGTDWMTGIQYYLRRPVRLVHGHAACLDSPWSVTTVNQAQFWSRDFAATYGDGTVRDCLSVCISEWDRPGILYGKTAKECTREEVAREVWAQCKRGYNRPGAQWLRDEDLHSWFLDQAVTGLGGPTPANREQLLVHPAGTLHHRPSAATAVPNFFLAGDYVRTEVDLATMEGANESARRAVNALLDADGSTAERCRVWPLFRPPELEPLKLVDEARYALGLPNTFDLG
- a CDS encoding aldehyde dehydrogenase family protein, whose translation is MEALNPFWSTTMTTAPVAEAALDAAALVARLRTTFRSGRTKPLAWRLDQLRALRALLTEQSEEFLAALHSDLGKGPTEAYRTEVAFTVNEIDHTLAHLEEWLRPKPAGVPEAFRPAEARVVRDPLGVVLVIAPWNYPLQLALAPLVGALAAGNAAVVKPSELAPATSAAIARLLPRYLDPAAVAVVEGAVPETTALLAQRFDHVFYTGNGAVGRIVMAAAAKHLTPVTLELGGKSPVLVDPGADLAVTAQRIVRGKFLNAGQTCVAPDYVLAVGDTAAALEAELAAAVRAAHGEDPAADPEYGRIVNERHFDRLTGLLGEGRLVTGGEQDRAGRYLAPTVLADVSPEAPVMQEEIFGPILPVLAVPDLDAAIAFVNEREKPLALYAFTESEQTKQRLAEETSSGALVFGLPVSHLAVPELPFGGVGESGMGRYHGEYSIDTFSHLKAVLDKPLG
- a CDS encoding MarR family winged helix-turn-helix transcriptional regulator, with the protein product MTGLAPPTAPTSVDLMDQLARAAAGYYRSFATVAAARGLTLMQGKVLSLLRTPVPMRTLAELLACDASNVTGIVDRLEAHGLARREPDPADRRVKRVGLTEQGERTVREIRAELRTTLSGLDGLAEPDRQTLHQLLSRLFPPEAGTGP
- a CDS encoding class F sortase, whose translation is MALALAAGGGWLVHDGVAGPGGPPAAAAPPAQQGDGPSAASPAPTVPPLPAAAPTRIRIPAIRVDAPVSALGLGAARQLETPPMEQRNLAGWYREGPAPGAAGNAILVGHADNRSGPAVFYRLGLLRPGDAVQVARTDGRTAVFTVDSVRVLPKKDFPDGLVYGATERAELRIITCGGRFDRRTGYEANTVVFAHLSSAR
- a CDS encoding MMPL family transporter; this translates as MSEGQQARPGPLGRIAGWSFRHRGRTVLLWLLAVGAAFGLSVGLGAKYSADYSAPGSDSKQAQQLLARDFPGLGGDQISLVLHADGAVTAPAVRSEVAALLKQLAAVPHVGGIDDPYGPRGRVSPDGRTALGQIHLDVANAPDMPKEDTHRLLDLAAATGGGVQVRLGGMAVQQAEQGSIGSEGIGMAAAALILVLTFGSVVAAGLPLLTALGGLAVSSTLLPVLAAVMPVPDWSTSLAAMLGIGVGIDYALLLVTRYREWRAEGLDSERATVAALDTAGRAVVVAGLTVVVSMLGLFAMGLSFMRGAAVAAILSVLVVLAASATLFPALLGYLGRHIERLRLPLPRRRGAEHTVGAGWLRWSRLVERHRLLGALIGTALLLALAAPFLGVRFGFPDAGNDPAGRSNRQAYDTVAAGFGPGSNGPLLLVAELTNGKGSVAGLPAALRAVPGVVAVTPPVPSADGRSQLLTVVPATGPQDTATKTLVRTLREQVLPTAAGPGARVHVGGATAAAIDSTENIARRIPLLVGGVVTVSMLLLIVAFRSLAVALKAAVMNLLSVGAAYGVVALVLQGGTAGRLIGIDNPTPLPAFVPVLTFAVLFGLSMDYEVFLVSRMREAWLRSGDNAESIVTGLAGTARVITAAAAIMVAVFAAFVPSPDLPIKVIGVGMGSAILIDATLVRLLLVPAVMHLLGNGNWWLPAWLDRRLPQLHVEGHTEHYRPPAAEQPRSPAAVG